In bacterium, the sequence GGAGAGACGTCCATGTAGTCGACCTCGGTCGGGACCACCACCGGGTACTCGCCCCGGCGACGCGAGAGTACGCCCTTGTTGACGAACTTGCCCTTCACGGTCAACGCGGAGTTGGCCTGGGCGATGGTGTGATGATCCTCGGCGTCGGCGGTCAGGTACTCGATCTTGTCGGACACCGTCCCCTTCTCCACCACGCGATAGGGGGTCTCGATGAAGCCGAAACTGTTGATGCGGGCGTGCGTGGCCAGGCTCGAGATCAGGCCGATGTTGGGACCCTCGGGCGTCTCGATGGGGCACATGCGCCCGTAGTGGGTGTAGTGGACGTCGCGCACCTCGAAGCCGGCGCGGTCGCGATGCAGGCCGCCGGGACCGAGGGCCGAGAGGCGCCGCTTGTGCGTCAGCTCGCTGAGCGGGTTGGTCTGATCCATGAACTGGCTGAGCTGGCTGCTGCCGAAGAAGGACTGGATCACGGCCGACACGGTGCGGGCGTTGACCAGATCCACCGGCGTGATGGTCTTCTCCTTGTCGGAGAGGTTCATCCGCTCCTTGATGATCCGGGCCATGCGCGAGAGGCCGACCGAGAACTGGTTGGTCAGCAGCTCGCCCACCGAACGCACGCGTCGGTTGCCGAAGTGGTCGATGTCGTCCACGAGGCCCTTGCCCAGGAACAGGCGCACCATCTCGTGGATGATGGCCAGGAAATCGGCCGGCACCAGCGTGGTCACGGACGGTTTCGGGGGGTCGACGTTCACCGCCTCGTACATCTCCTTGAGCCGGTGATTCACCTTGTAGCGACCCACCTCGGCCAGATCGTAGCGCTTCTCGTGGAAGAAGAGGCGCTCGAAGAGGGCCTTCGCCACGTCCTCGTTGGGCGGATCGCCCGGACGCAGCAGCTGGTAGAGACGCCGCAGGGCTTCGTCCTGGTTGGTGGTCGGGTCCTTGCGCAGCGTGTTCAGGATGAGGCTGGGCTCGTTGAGGGTCACCTCGCCCGGCGCGACGAGGCTCATCTCGCCCTTGGCCTGGCTGAGGATCGTCTCCACCAGCAGCGGATCGATGACCTGGCCGGCGGTGGCGATGCGCTCGCCGGACTCGGCGCTGTAGACGTCGCCGGCGAGGATGCTGCCCTCGAGGGAATCGGCCCGCTTGGTGCCCTTGCGAGGCACGTTGAAGGTCACGATCTCGTGGAACAGCGGGATGATGTCCTCGTTGGAGCTGAAACCCAGCGCCCGCAGCAGGATCGTCACGGGCTGCTTGCGCTTGCGGTCGATGTGCACGAACAGCATGTCGTTGATATCCGTGCTGAACTCGACCCAGGAGCCGCGGTAGGGGATGATCCGCGACTTGAAGAGCTTGCGTCCGTTGGGATGGAACTCGTCGCTGAAGAACACGCCCGGCGAACGGTGGAGCTGGCTGACGATCACACGCTCGGCGCCGTTGATGACAAAGGTGCCCTTGTCGGTGATCAGGGGGAGTTCGCCCAGGTAGACCTCGCTCTCCTGGATGTCGCGTATCTGCAGTTCCTCCGTGGAACCGGCATCGTCCTCGTCCTTGACCACGAGCTGCATCTTCACCTTCAGGGGCGCCGCGAAGGTGAGCCCGCGTTCCTGGCATTCCTCGATGCCGTACTTGGGCTCGCCCAGGGCATAGCTCTGGTACTCGACGACCAGGTGCCCGCGCGTGGACTCGATGGGGAAGATGGACCGGAATACCGACTCCAGACCGACGTTCTTGCGCTTGTCGAGGGACACATCGGTCTGCAGGAAGTCGTTGTACGATTCGAGCTGGACGGCCAGCAGGTTCGGCATCTGGTCGTCGCGGTGGATCTTGGAGTAATTGATGCGTCCGGTGAACTTGTCGACGGGGATATTCATAGCCACGGCCTAGTACCTCACCAGAGGAGGGATAGTCGACATCCGGTAACGCCCTGGAATGCGGCGCACCACGAGCGCCCCCGTCCGGCCCCACGGCCGGACGGGGCAAATACAGGCTCGCGTACTACTTGAGATCGATGATGGCGCCGACCTCTTCGAGCTTGGCCTTGATCTGCTCGGCCTCGTCCTTGGAGAGCCCTTCCTTCACGTTGGTGGGCGCGCTCTCGACGAGCTCCTTCGCTTCCTTCAGGCCCAGCCCGGTGATGGCGCGCACGACCTTGATGACCTGGATCTTCTTGTCTCCGACGCCGGTCAGCCTGACGTCGAACTCGTCCTTGGCCTCCTCGGCCTCGGCGGTGGCGGCCACGGCCGCGACGGCCACGGGAGCGGCGGCGCTCACGCCGAACTTCTCCTCCATGGCCTTGACCAGAT encodes:
- the rplL gene encoding 50S ribosomal protein L7/L12, with the translated sequence MSEEIKLSENGQKVLEMIESMTVLEAADLVKAMEEKFGVSAAAPVAVAAVAATAEAEEAKDEFDVRLTGVGDKKIQVIKVVRAITGLGLKEAKELVESAPTNVKEGLSKDEAEQIKAKLEEVGAIIDLK